Proteins co-encoded in one Cataglyphis hispanica isolate Lineage 1 chromosome 4, ULB_Chis1_1.0, whole genome shotgun sequence genomic window:
- the LOC126849145 gene encoding uncharacterized protein MAL13P1.304-like, with the protein MARSTDREMLKRKRCRKDLDKLHSKILKAKKKLDNVGKYDGKDRQRRQGKICSRLLPRAAIGIYRNGAKSKNIQKGTSASTFNRARLKADALKLFNGDTPEFKYEEELSTHNETTKQSPNKNFVKNSLKFWTPGSILEQSPILQKKQSKNQKPYLVKKKSEENFFENFDSDKISKQNVNNGSKYVAQKESIYKQKLFQNDKEQPKTTQKQIFENIDFKEENRTQQTCEDNKSTSRILKHYREACKINSAISFEDFLQNYQPDPLTTIIKKLKHIYSNSLHEQYLHGKNRLKTMKSSKLSVENQTCTYLDDLQISPKSTSTVEYEVPKCNENRTISPFLKDIPKEDDKINFLQNDNIEPYDSISHSSQNILEAYDTNDCIINRKNNDNQYSKQLPNIHQSKRVSFNSVNEKDFVRKHSNYTNQPSKNKRHNKNNFYVDFLDHDENSQYIDNTKQAEISTFSSDSMLLAKKYSSKNDVSKESPNNIFDRITNKCNAKNIKRPVILRRHNNVTVIKDNHSVQKNDEDLFYKKSYMEKVYEQFGININNKNLDNNRHAYVDSSRQQFLHEKNKQELEIVKSPDLPVEYQACIYSDVSLVSPNSSSIFEIDCETPKYRKNHTITFPLIRKTSQKENKFHLMQSNKNRYNDITKESYEMQFPNASENFPTPSIINAQFMNFHDRTKMFESQKRSMEIKDSQESLVEKFDINMHPNKLNGRNKSCQFDDSLQTLEVSYNTNAYIERLARKQEDLPKVKEHLFHSHNYNAINYLRGANPCNFNVKPSKTLSQQTKLHTCERNDSKQEFLQKNPHNRNQNVLLNNINARAISSTLNFQNIQTDKRFGESTCKEIFSKADVECARNRVNLSHCNEQYLDTTRCQHNFSTHHFDKRALQTMVQPRILHEDHNCNRDNCINSSNDVPLLLLQKHNAYTYPKVIDDQHCSVMLQNIAQPIKYLALNNNSDIQRIPVYINEKNVIENVPLKVITLVKPNAQTEELYFHKKYNLRRE; encoded by the exons ATGGCAAGATCCACCGATCGGGAAATGCTGAAACGAAAACGATGCAGAAAGGACCTTGACAAATTACATTCGAAGATCTTAAAAGCCAAGAAGAAATTG GATAATGTGGGGAAATATGATGGTAAGGATAGACAAAGAAGACAAGGAAAAATTTGTTCCAGGCTTCTGCCGAGAGCT gctATTGGCATATACAGAAATGGTGCAAAGAGCAAAAACATCCAAAAAg GAACATCGGCAAGTACGTTTAATAGAGCTCGGCTAAAAGCAGATGCTTTAAAGCTTTTTAATGGCGATACCCCAGAGTTCAA aTATGAAGAAGAGCTTTCAACTCATAATGAAACTACTAAACAATCACCAAAtaagaattttgtaaaaaatagtttaaagtTCTGGACACCAGGCAGTATCCTGGAGCAAAGTcccattttgcaaaaaaaacaaAG tAAAAATCAAAAGCCATAtcttgttaaaaagaaaagtgaggaaaatttttttgaaaactttgattctgataaaatttcaaaacaaaatgttaataatggATCAAAATATGTTGCTCAAAAAGAAAGCATATATAAGCAAAAGCTGTTTCAAAATGATAAGGAGCAACCAAAAACTACTCAGAAACA aatatttgaaaatatcgattttaaagaagaaaatagaacGCAACAAACATGTGAGGATAATAAAAGTACATCCAGGATATTAAAGCACTACAGAGAAGCCTGCAAAATAAACTCTGCCATAAGTTTCGAAGATTTTTTACAGAATTATCAACCAG ATCCTCttacaacaataattaaaaaattgaagcatatttattctaattctTTACATGAACAATATTTACATGGAAAGAATAGATTAAAAACTATGAAATCATCTAAATTGTCTGTAGAAAATCAAACTTGTACATATTTAGATGACTTGCAAATATCACCAAAATCGACCTCAACTGTTGAATATGAAGTCCCTAAATGTAACGAAAATCGCACAATCTCaccttttttaaaagatataccTAAGGAGgatgacaaaattaatttcttgcaaaatgataatatagagCCTTATGATTCCATATCTCATTCATCGCAGAATATTTTAGAAGCATATGATACAAATGACTGTATAATAAATCGCAAGAATAACGATAATCAATATTCAAAACAATTACCAAATATTCATCAATCTAAGAGAGTAAGTTTTAATTCTGtgaatgaaaaagattttgtcCGAAAGCATTCCAATTATACTAATCAGCCTTCGAAAAATAAacgacataataaaaataatttttatgtcgaTTTTCTTGATCATGATGAAAATTCACAATACATTGATAACACGAAACAAGCAGAAATTTCAACTTTTTCAAGCGATTCCATGTTACTCGCCaagaaatattcatcaaaaaatgATGTTAGCAAAGAATcaccaaataatatttttgacagaatAACAAATAAGTGTAATGCAAAGAATATTAAGCGACCTGTCATTCTTCGTCGACATAATAATGTTACTGTTATTAAGGATAATCATtctgtacaaaaaaatgatgaagacttattttataagaagagTTATATGGAAAAAGTATATGAGCAATTTGGAatcaacataaataataaaaatctggaTAACAATAGACATGCTTATGTTGATTCTTCTCGTCAACAATTTTtacacgaaaaaaataaacaagaattgGAAATCGTGAAATCACCTGATCTGCCTGTGGAATATCAAGCTTGTATATATTCAGATGTTTCGCTAGTATCACCAAATTCGAGCTCAATCTTTGAAATCGATTGTGAAACTcctaaatatagaaaaaatcacACAATCACATTTcctttaataagaaaaacatctcagaaagaaaacaaattccATTTGAtgcaaagtaataaaaatcgttataatgatattacaaaAGAATCTTATGAAATGCAATTTCCAAATGCATCTGAAAATTTTCCTACGCCTAGTATAATAAACGcacaatttatgaattttcatgATCGAACAAAAATGTTTGAGTCTCAAAAGCGATCaatggaaataaaagattcaCAAGAGTCACTagtagaaaaatttgatataaatatgcatccTAACAAATTAAATGGAAGAAACAAATCATGTCAATTCGATGATTCTTTGCAAACTTTGGAAGtttcatataatacaaatgcaTATATCGAACGATTAGCTCGAAAACAAGAAGATTTACCGAAAGTAAAAGAACATCTTTTTCattcacataattataatgcaattaattatttacgagGCGCAAACCCTTGTAATTTCAATGTAAAACCATCGAAAACATTATCTCAACAAACTAAATTACATACATGTGAAAGGAACGATAGCAAAcaagaatttttacaaaaaaatccaCATAATCGGAACCAAAATGTTCTTTTAAACAATATCAACGCAAGAGCGATATCTTCAACATTAAACTTCCAGAATATTCAAACCGACAAAAGATTTGGAGAATCTAcatgtaaagaaatatttagtaaaGCAGATGTAGAATGCGCTAGGAATCGAGTTAATTTAAGTCATTGTAATGAACAGTATTTGGATACTACCAGATGTCAACATAATTTCTCAACGCatcattttgataaaagagCCTTGCAAACGATGGTACAACCCAGAATCTTACACGAAGATCATAATTGCAACAGggataattgcattaattcaTCTAATGATGTACCATTATTGTTACTGCAAAAGCATAATGCATATACGTACCCGAAAGTAATCGACGATCAGCATTGCTCTGTGATGCTACAAAATATTGCTCaacctataaaatatttagctttAAACAACAATTCGGATATCCAACGAATTCCtgtgtatataaatgagaaaaacgtTATAGAAAATGTCCCACTAAAAGTAATAACGCTAGTAAAACCAAATGCTCAAACGGAAGAACTCTATTTTCACAAGAAATACAATTTACGacgtgaataa
- the LOC126849209 gene encoding uncharacterized protein LOC126849209: protein MICKMAVCMFWLLTYVGQGLDLAVGNRPVIIQVQGTQGLDYRHGSGSSIRKKSELSPVGSNLLHLRIYPTDGSPHMRDDLSNWLVFNDEPRITSWSPAGMLIDDMVKEPRELQNVFFALSPAMLNVLYSEYVTSSQSHAIAATEPYVPHDEGNNQLIGGGRQRVKKRRIGCRHPRGPLSVLPPILVCDEAGRKTTAAAATAANVLQESRQSNYDDLYAEQRFNTATSTKTDPAGAEAGTTLNLPTNGGFIPKAFAYETGKLPGSKRNQITVGRRSIDAQRESPGHQAQASSMSSAGASIASHLMLRSIRGSIQYDVPQVECPVSEDGMERFACPSADRMGRYHCIDDHVLCDGFVDCPNGEDEDRHDCMFYKTTKAHLDVLADAILRWARGR from the exons ATGATTTGTAAAATGGCGGTTTGCATGTTCTGGCTTCTGACCTACGTGGGACAGGGACTGGATCTGGCGGTGGGCAATCGACCCGTGATCATACAAGTGCAAGGCACACAGGGGCTCGACTATCGTCACGGAAGCGGTAGCAGCATTAGAAAAAAGAGCGAATTGAGCCCGGTAGGAAGCAACCTGTTGCACCTCAGAATATACCCTACCGACGGTAGTCCCCACATGCGAGACGATTTGTCCAACTGGCTGGTATTCAACGACGAGCCGCGGATAACGTCGTGGTCGCCCGCGGGCATGCTGATCGACGACATGGTGAAAGAGCCGCGCGAGCTCCAGAACGTGTTCTTCGCCCTGTCGCCCGCTATGCTCAACGTCCTCTATTCCGAGTACGTGACGTCGTCGCAATCCCATGCGATCGCCGCGACCGAGCCCTACGTTCCTCACGACGAGGGTAACAATCAGCTGATCGGCGGCGGCCGTCAGCGAGTGAAGAAACGGCGTATAGGCTGTCGGCATCCGCGAGGTCCGCTCAGCGTCCTGCCGCCGATACTGGTGTGCGATGAGGCCGGTAGAAAGActaccgccgccgccgccaccgccgccaaCGTCCTTCAGGAATCCAGACAATCCAATTATGACGATCTCTACGCGGAGCAGAGATTTAACACTGCGACGAGTACGAAGACTGATCCCGCGGGCGCCGAGGCCGGCACCACCCTTAACTTACCCACGAACGGCGGCTTCATCCCGAAGGCCTTCGCCTATGAGACTGGCAAATTACCCGGTAGCAAGCGGAATCAGATCACGGTCGGACGGCGTTCGATCGACGCGCAACGAGAGTCCCCAGGACACCAGGCTCAAGCGTCCTCGATGTCCTCGGCCGGCGCGAGCATCGCCTCGCACCTGATGCTGAGGTCCATCCGGGGAAGCATACAGTATGACGTGCCGCAAGTCG aatgtcCAGTCTCCGAAGACGGAATGGAAAGATTCGCTTGTCCGAGTGCGGATAGAATGGGTAGATATCATTGCATCGACGATCATGTCCTATGCGACGGCTTTGTAGACTGTCCCAACGGCGAGGATGAAGACAGACATGATTGTATGTTTTACAAAACC ACGAAAGCGCATCTGGACGTATTAGCGGACGCCATACTACGATGGGCGAGGGGACGCTAA